TATTAGACCCATGACTCCATGAGCCTAGTAAGAACGCTTCATGCTTTCTTCCTCGTTTCTTTCTTCTTCACCACGAACGAGTCGCACTATCAAGTCCTCCCCACTTCAGGTGTAAGATTTTTTGGGGCCTTGTGTGGACCCTTGATGAATACTATGGTGCGCCGCCTGAGAGGGAGTTGGGGCGGTACCAGGTGGGGTGCGTCCCTTTCCCTTTCTTATCTGTACTAATGTACACACACATTTTTATTTGCATTTTCAGATCTGTGTAACACAGTTGTATGAATTTAACTTAGTGCAACTAACTAATAGTTGTTGCACTCACAATTTATTTTTTTGGTATCTTGTACAAATTTAGCATGGAATCATCAATACCTAAGCAAAATATGCAGGCATACAAAGGTAGTTCCCATCAAACAAACCACTACAATATATGCTGGCATACAAAGATATTTCCCCATCAAACAAAACACTACAATATGGCGCACTTCCAGCTCTCGGCCTCCTTTTCTGTCTCTCCAGCACCGCGCGCCAAGAGGACAACAATGAAGATGCCACATATTTCTTCTCCTCGTCCTTATCCTCGGCCCCACACTCTGAGAGAAGAGGACGAAGGCACATACTGCTCAACCTCGTCCATGTCTCCGGCGCAGCGCGCCACGGTGCGAGGACGATGCCATATGATACATACCCGATCCAGAAGGTGTATTTGCAGTAGGGTGCCCTGCAAAGCAGGAACTGACGGTGTCGCCGCCGCAGCAGCTAGAACATTCTTAGCAGCCTGTGACACAAAcacaaataaaaatctagccagACGGATAATATATTTGGTATTAAACAACGGTGACAGCAATCGCCACCCGTAAATTAAGTGGCTCAAAACTGCCAACCCCACCCATGTATGAAGCGTCGTCGATCCGAAACGCAGTGCCTTAACTAATGAATACCATAAGGAAAGCATTTGGCATTATTACTCGTGAAAACAAGAAAAATAATTTGCCATTATAATTCGTGAAAATATTTCTATACTATGAAAGGGCTAGCATTTTCATAAAACAAAACTGGTTCTGAAATTCCTATGATGACATGTACATAAATAGGTGTAAAATTAGCAGTTTAATATATTCTAGCAAACAGCTAGCTCTCTTAAGTCAACAACAGGCAAAGATTACTACCATGACAATGTAACTATGTTGAGCTACTTCAATTACATCGGAGAATCCAGCACGTAAAGCTTCAGGAATCTGTAAAAAAACTAATAATGAAAACTTTGAGAGTTATGATATTTATATTAGCTGATAGGAATAAACACAATAACAATATGCAGGAGCACAAAACTAAGATGCAGTTGAGTATACCTGCAAAGATTAGAAATATCATCAACATAAGCCAAGTAAATAAGGGTTTAGAAGGGAAGTAAACAAATAAAGCCGTATGGGTTACCTTTTAGTCAGTCTCTGAATTAACAAACGACACCCTTTCACCCAAGACAAGATCAATGATTAGCTAGGTAGGTACTCAGCTAGTTCGTTGTGTCTGTTTATTAATTTACAGTCAAAGCCAATTGATCATTCCACTTATGAGATAGAACAAATAATTAGCTAAATAGCTATCGTACCAAAACCTACGTATGCACCAGCAGAAGCACCGAACTCTACCTCATCACCTCGAGTGTCTCGGCGCTCGACTTGAATGACCATGAAAACCATTGTATGGATCGTGCACCTATTTGAATGATCCATCTAGATTAGATACATCAGTGATCTAGTTATAAGGTGGTAGAAAGAATGATCTTCTGCAGAGAAGGCATATGTTCTTCACAATCAATGTACTAATGGCGAAAACAATGTATTAACAGAGAAAGATAATCTGATACTGCAACTATGATAATTAAGATTCTACATTACATCAAATATCAGTTAGTTCATTATTCAACACCCAGTACAGGAGTAAGAAAACTATAGACCTATTAAACATGATATTGCAATTTTTCCTTATAGATGGAACTTAAAATCTTATAAAATGACTTCGATATGCAGTCTTAATCTCTATATAATATCCGATTACAACGATATAATCATGAAGAACAGTGGCTTTTAGGGCACATATTTTGATCATTCCAGCGGTAGTATGAGAAGAAAATAATCCTTAAGAAGAACCCAGTACCAATATTAGAAGTATATTGGTATCACACGCATGCAGAAAAACTCAGTCTAACCGTGATTATGCTACAATAAGTGAATAACCACCACTCATTTTCATTTTCCCAATATTCTAGTAGGACACTATTTGTAGTTCATCACGATTTAAAAAAAAAAAGTAAAGCAAACTCTGTGTAATAAACTATCAATTAAAGACATGTATACCAGTGGGAGACAGACAAGTAAAACAAGTTTTTACAAGAGAAAATAGCACTTACGTCTGGTCTTTTCATATGGTCCTGCTTCAGAACTGGTAAAATTAGTGTTGCATCCATTATCTCAGCAATTGCAACAGCATTACATATCTGCAAAAGCACCAAAGATTGGAAATGAACAAATGGGTCTACATTGCTGAAACTCAGCATCATCTTAGGAGAATAATTACCATTGCGCGCTGCTCAAGCAATTGGCATGATACTCTTAGGCAGGCACGTAAACACATATTAAACTTCAGAGTTATCATAAATTTATTAGGTTCACCCTGATTATGCTTAAATAGTAACCGGCCTCATAGGAAAAAAATCTTAGGTATCAAGAGGAGGATAGCAGCAGATTGCACCATATCTGTGCCTAAGCAGAAAAAACTATTAGACCATCAGAACAAATATTATTCAGCAATCACTGAAATTAAGGAGAGGAAGGATGAGAAAAACAGAAGTGCATACATACAGCTATATGTTGGTAAAACAAACATACGACAGGCGGGCTAGCAAAATTTGGTTATATATGATAATCATCAAGTCTTCACAATTGACGATCGCTACTAACATGTGGTTCAGTACCCTCAGTATGTGCTTATAAATTGTCGTGATTCAGCAACACTTTTTGTAATAATGTgagaattttttgttttccagAGTTTGAATTACTaattggaagcaccctctccacATGTCATACCTTGTAAATCCCTAGCAGAAAAAGTCTCGCCGGCTGTGTATGCTGTTGCAGGAAAACTACGGCCCAACATCACACACTGAACTGATGATTGCTGTTAAATCGATGTGTTAATAGAACCTACTCTTGATAGAACTACAGAAGTAACCTAAAGAGAACTACAGAAGTAAATATCTCTGACTATTTACTTCAACGGAACTACAGAAGTAACCTGAGTATTTACTCTAACAGAACTACGGAAGTAACCTAAAGAGAAATGATTTTCAGAAAGCATTTTTTTCTATAGTGATATGTTTCAGCAGTCTTCTGCGGCCATACATAAGTGTTATGAGGTATGTCTAAAATGCCTTTGGCCCTACACGCATACTATGAATGAATATTTGTCCATCCTACTAATATCTTGAACAAACAAATTGAAAGAATTAAGTAAATCGTCAAGCATCACCTGGCTCGGAGCACTCAGCTAATCTACAATAAGTTCAGAAATGAATATCCTTGGCAAAGGTCCATATATACGAGTTCTGGTGTATACATCATTGTTGGGAAGGGAAAACCATAATGCTCTTAGTTTTTTCTGCTGGAAACCTTAGTTCTTCACGAGACTTGTAACCAAAACCAGTAAAAAATATATTAGCAATTGAGTTTATACCATAACCATCAACCTGCAGTTATAACAGACAGGAAATTATCATCACAATAATCGACATCACACAACTGTGCATTATTTAACACAGTGCTTGTAGCAAGCCAACTAAATTTTAAACCGTAGCCACATCGTTAAATAGTATGCATTGCCATTTCTCACAAGTATCAAAATCTATGAATACCATTATGGCGTTCCAATAGGTACTAATGTTTCAGTTCTAAATTATCCACAAAAAGATTCTAGCAAAAAATCATAGGACAATCTATAAGAAGCAGAAGAGTCTTTCTTGTAAGCGCATGTTAAGCTCGTAAGGTCATACCGATCGCCCTGGCTTTCACACCTCTCAGATGCTTCACTTGCATGCACATGTACTCAACACTTCCACTGGAAGTGGCCTTCCTATCCTCCTTGTAATTTCAAATCTCGGGTATGATGATTCTGTCCGCCAGCATGCCACATTCTTCGATTTCCACCAAACAATTCACTGCAGCCTTGTAGACCTCTTCACCCCATTCAACATGTAGCTCTAACAGATCGACATCAATCTCGTAATCACACAAGTAGTAGTAAAATCTCAGAAATTATCATCCCCACCAAATGACGAGGAACGCAGGCTATGGACTATAAAAAACTTGAGGTTCAGTCAAGATAGTGCAGAAGTACCTTAGGGATATTGGTGTTGCAGAGACCGTGAAGCTTTGCAATATTGTTGTTTCTGCAAACCTCCTTCACAAAAACGGGCGGATGAAAAGCCTGTGTACAAAGAAGCGTTCGTGAGGCCAACACGGGGATGCAGAGAGGATAGCCTTCGGAAATGAAAGAACAAACCGATAGGCCAAAAGACTAAGAAGGGGACTGAGAGGAACACTGAATATGGCTGAAGAAATAACACTGAGTATGACTAAATAATTTACACTGAATATGACATATGACTGAACAAATAACACTGAATATGACTGAAGAAAAATTGATAAACTGAAGAAATAACACTGGATATGACTGAAGATAAATTGATAAactgaagaaataaataacaaaataAAGAGCCACACGAAGCTATTCTCACCTGATTGCTTGGTTGCTCACATTCACAATTCCAAATCCCTTATCCCAAATCCATTTGATTGCTAGTAGGGGTACTGCACAAAGGCAGCATCCATCTCCAGTGATTGTTAAATCCATCCCCCCAGATCCATTCGTCATGCTAGTTCATAATGCCAAATAAATTGCAGCACACATCAAGCCCTACGATCTGCAAGAACCTTACAAAATCAATAAGTTCAGGGATGGGGGCAAGATCTTAACATAAAACGATCAAAGAATCTGCCACACGTCGCTTCAAGCCAGGGTCTCATCTACATCTAGATGCGGGTATGGGAAGAGAGTGAGGGCAGGGAGAGGAGGAAGGTAGTACCTGTGTGTGAAGGAGAGGCTGGCCTCAGTGGCGCCCGCGGTGGCAAGGACGACGATGGTGGTGAGGCACCCTGCACGGCTGCACCACACTATCCTCCAGCCAGGCTCCTCCTCCGGCGGGGCCTTGACGTCCTCTGGCTGCCGTCGTCCCGGTCGAGCTCCGCCTCCGGCGACTTCTTCGCCGCAAGTCCTCAAGTAGAGGGAGAGACGATGCACGGGATAGATGGCTGCGTGTTCCCCTGCTCTTTTCCTCTGGCGACAGCGGCGCTGGCTTGGAGACGTGGTGAtggagggtggcggcggctgtGCGAGGGAGGAAAAGGTGGGGGAGAGAAAGAGGGGAAAGTGGAGTCGGTCGCTAGCCGGTTTAGGGTTTCACCTCTATTTTCTTTTTCTGCTTCTCTCGTTCGGTAAACTCGACACAGTAAAACCGCCAGGTGTACACGCCCAACGAGCGCCCATGCCGCGACTGTTAAAGTGTTTAATGAGCCCGGGAAGGCGAGGCGCGATAGGGAATCCAATTTGGCGCGTAGGTCACCAGTTAGCACCTGAGCGTGTACCACCCCCACCCCGCGCTGCCGCTACATACACTTTAGGCTGGCCCATTAGCTCTTTCCGGTTTCCTATTTTTTGGGatttttttctttcattttttctGCTTTTTTCATTTTCGCCTTTTTTCTTTTTCCATATTCACGAgcatttttctgaatttttgaaAATCGCGAACAATGTTtgcaaattcgtgaacatttatAAAATCATGAAGTATTTTTGGATTCATGAATATTTTGAAGAAATCGTGAAAAACATCCAAACTCATGAACAATGTTTACAAATTCGTGATTTTTTTCCAAtcatgaacaattttttgaattagcgaatattttttttgcaaattcACAAACATGTTTATAATTGTGCACATTTTCTTATgaaactcatgaatatttttttaatCGGTGAATTTTTTTCTGAATCGAGAAACAACTGTTGAAATTGGGGAGCACTTTTTGAAATTCACAAATAGTTTTGACAAACTTTTTCTGAATCAGCGACCATTTTTTGAATTGACGAGCCTTTTTTGTAATTTAAAAACATTTTTTGTATTTGTGAATATTTTAAAacaatgatgaacatttttgaattcatagacatttttaaaattcatgaatattttttaatacAAAAATATTTTCTTAAAAATCCAAAATCATGGACATATTTTATCTTCTGAAATTCTATTtagaaatcatgaactttttgGAATATACAAATATATTTTaaaaacacgaacattttttgaatgcgcaaacattttatgatttcttgaatgttttttaaaattcacaattattttttaaattttgaagttttttgaaattaaaattaTTTATGGGATAGAAaagcaaaacaaaaataaaaaaggaTAAAAACATGCACCCGCATGTGGTCCAGCCCAAAAGGGCACGTGGGGAAGCGGGTGCGTACTAGCTCATTCGCCAGTGCATAGCATGCCAAATAGGGGCTCTCTTTCGCGAGTAGTTTAGCCAGGAGCTTGGGAAGGCTATGCACCAAACTGATAGGCCAGAAATCTGAAATATCTGTAGCAGCGTCTTTTTTCTTCAATAGCACTAGGAACGCCTGGTTGAGGTGGTGCATCAAGCTCCCAACCAGACAAAAACGTTGGTTGATGGCATCGAGGATATCACCTTTGACCGTTTGCTAGCAAAAATTGGTTGGAACTAAGATGATTTGACTATTTGTTTTTCAAATCCCTAGGACAATCCGTGTGTGCTGCAACAAATAATCCATTAAATTAGCTCGTGATATACCTGTATTTATTTATGCCATTGTGTAAATAACTTTTTTTATCAAATCCTGCTCATGATTTATCTTAGATTTTGATGAGAAGTTTGGTAAAAAAGAATTAAAGTAGAATTAGTGCATAAGAGAAGTAAATGAAGGTGATTGAATGTCATTTAATCGAGGTGATTGATTATCATACGGGGAAGATTGGATGAAGGGGTGGTGGAAAGAATGAACCTTGCATTCTTTTGTAAAGTCGTGGAGAAGAGATAGAGATAATATCTGTCGCCCATCAAGGACCTACATTAAAAGGCCCACTAAAGGAGATTAAGCAGCCCAGTAGTGTTTATGGTGGAGGCCAAGCCCAAATATTAAGAATAGAGGCCTGAGGGAAGCTCGGGAAGGGCCCGAGACCGAGAAGCAAGGGACGAAGCGCCCGACATCGCCGGAGATGGCGCGCAGGAGGGGCGTCgccgcggcggtggcggcggccgcGACCTCCCCAGCCCTCGTGGCGGCCGTCTCCTTGATGGCGCTAGTGTACTACTACACGGTGTTCGTCTTGCTGGACCACTGGCTCGGCCTCGGCACGACGGCCGGCGCCGCCCACGCGGCcgccttctccctcctcctcgccgcctgcttcttctccttcctctgcgCCGCGGCCGCCGATCCCGGATCCGTGCCCTCTGCCTTCTCCCCCGACGCCGAGGACCCGCAGGGACAGGTCCCAGATCTCTCTCGCCTTCTCCTTAGTCCTCCTGTTAGATTTCCTTGGAATTTAGGTTCTTGATTCAATTGCAGCGTCTCCAAGTTTAAATAGACGTAGAATTTTCTGTAGTGAATTCAACCTGACACCTAGTTCATATCACAGTAGATCAGCTATCTGTGGATCGATC
The sequence above is a segment of the Aegilops tauschii subsp. strangulata cultivar AL8/78 chromosome 6, Aet v6.0, whole genome shotgun sequence genome. Coding sequences within it:
- the LOC109762411 gene encoding uncharacterized protein isoform X1; translation: MITLKFNMCLRACLRVSCQLLEQRAMICNAVAIAEIMDATLILPVLKQDHMKRPDMDHSNRCTIHTMVFMVIQVERRDTRGDEIPEALRAGFSDVIEVAQHSYIVMAAKNVLAAAAATPSVPALQGTLLQIHLLDRSVGPRIRTRRRNMWHLHCCPLGARCWRDRKGGRELEVRHIVVFCLMGKYLCMPAYIVVVCLMGTTFVCLHILLRY
- the LOC109762411 gene encoding uncharacterized protein isoform X2: MITLKFNMCLRACLRVSCQLLEQRAMICNAVAIAEIMDATLILPVLKQDHMKRPDMDHSNRCTIHTMVFMVIQVERRDTRGDEIPEALRAGFSDVIEVAQHSYIVMAAKNVLAAAAATPSVPALQGTLLQIHLLDRVCIIWHRPRTVARCAGDMDEVEQYVPSSSSLRVWGRG